Proteins encoded within one genomic window of Carassius gibelio isolate Cgi1373 ecotype wild population from Czech Republic chromosome A4, carGib1.2-hapl.c, whole genome shotgun sequence:
- the LOC127976234 gene encoding rab GDP dissociation inhibitor beta gives MNEEYDVIVLGTGLTECILSGIMSVKGKKVLHMDRNSYYGGESASITPLEDLFKRFSLPGSPPESMGKGRDWNVDLIPKFLMANGQLVRMLLITQVTRYLDFKVIEGSFVYKKGSIYKVPSTETEALASSLMGLFEKRRFRKFLVFVANFDENDPKTLEGVDPKKTTMRDVYKKFDLGQDVVDFTGHALALYRTDDYLDQPCIETINRIKLYSESLARYGKSPYLYPLYGLGELPQGFARLSAIYGGTYMLNKPIEDIIIENGKVVGVKSEGEIARCKQLICDPSYVMDRVNKVGQVIRVICIMSHPIKNTSDANSCQIIIPQNQVNRKHDIYVCMISYAHNVAAQGKYVAIVSTTVETNDPEKEIKPALDLLEPVEQKFVSISDLYAPNDLGSDSQVFISRSYDATTHFETTCDDIKDIYKRMTGTEFDFAEMERKKNDIFGDGADQ, from the exons ATGAATGAAGAGTACGACGTTATCGTGTTGGGAACCGGGCTGACG GAATGCATCCTGTCTGGGATCATGTCCGTGAAGGGGAAGAAGGTTCTGCACATGGACAGGAACTCGTACTATGGAGGGGAGAGTGCTTCCATCACCCCTTTGGAGGAT TTGTTCAAGCGTTTCAGCCTTCCTGGCAGCCCTCCTGAGTCCATGGGAAAGGGCCGCGACTGGAACGTGGACCTCATTCCCAAATTTCTAATGGCCAACG GTCAGCTAGTCCGTATGCTGCTGATCACGCAGGTGACGCGTTACCTGGACTTCAAAGTGATTGAGGGCAGCTTCGTCTACAAAAAGGGCAGCATCTACAAAGTGCCCTCCACTGAGACTGAAGCTCTGGCATCCA GCCTCATGGGACTTTTTGAGAAACGACGATTCAGGAAGTTTCTCGTGTTTGTTGCCAACTTTGATGAAAATGACCCAAAAACCTTGGAAGGAGTGGACCCAAAAAAGACCACCATGCGAGATGTGTACAAAAAGTTTGACCTCGGGCAAGATGTTGTTGACTTCACCGGCCATGCTCTTGCACTCTACCGCACAGATGA CTACCTGGATCAGCCCTGCATAGAGACGATAAACAGGATTAAATTGTACAGCGAGTCTTTGGCGAGGTATGGCAAGAGTCCATATCTGTACCCTCTCTATGGCCTGGGAGAGCTGCCCCAAGGCTTCGCTAG ATTAAGTGCCATTTATGGAGGAACATACATGCTGAACAAGCCCATTGAGGATATAATTATAGAGAACGGCAAAGTGGTGGGCGTCAAATCTGAGGGCGAG ATCGCTCGCTGCAAGCAGCTGATTTGCGACCCTAGTTATGTCATGGACCGAGTCAACAAGGTTGGTCAGGTGATCCGGGTCATCTGCATAATGAGCCACCCCATTAAAAACACCAGCGATGCCAACTCCTGCCAGATCATCATTCCTCAGAACCAGGTCAACAGGAAGCATG ATATCTATGTGTGCATGATCTCTTACGCACACAACGTGGCAGCCCAGGGTAAATACGTAGCCATTGTCAGCACCACTGTGGAGACCAATGACCCTGAGAAAGAGATCAAACCAGCCCTGGACCTTTTGGAACCGGTTGAGCAGAA ATTTGTGAGCATTAGTGACCTGTACGCACCAAACGATTTGGGATCTGACAGTCAG GTCTTTATCTCTCGCTCCTATGATGCCACAACTCACTTCGAGACAACCTGTGATGATATCAAAGACATCTACAAGCGAATGACGGGCACAGAGTTTGACTTTGCCGAAATGGAGCGCAAGAAAAATGACATCTTCGGAGACGGTGCTGACCAGTAA